From Chryseobacterium camelliae:
CGGACTGGCGATCAGGCTGGACCTGAAAGGAATTTCTGAACAGCCGGATGGTGACAACCACATCCTGGTTACTGCACAGGCAGGGGAAAACTGGCATCAATTTGTCATGTACTGCCTGGAAAAAAATTACGGCGGACTGGAAAACCTTGCCCTGATCCCCGGCAATGTTGGGACGTGCCCGATCCAGAATATAGGAGCCTACGGAACTGAAATCAAAGATGTTTTTGTACGATGCCGTGTTTTGAACCTCAGCAGCATGGAAACGGAAAATTTTGATCTTGAAAAATGCCGTTTCGGATACCGTGATTCGATATTCAAGCAGGAAGGAAAAGAAAAATACATTATTCTGAACGTAACCTTCAGGCTGACAACTAAGCATCACAGCATCAAAACAGAATATGGCGCCATCCGCAGTGAGTTGAACAGTGCTGGTATAGCAGACCCTACCATCCGTGATGTTGCCCAGGCTGTGATCACCATAAGAAAAAGCAAGTTGCCGGATCCGAAAGAGACGGGAAATGCAGGAAGTTTCTTCAAAAATCCTACGATTCCTCTTCCGCAGTTTGAGGAACTGCAGATGCGCTTTCCCAATATTCAGGGGTATCCCAATGGAGATAGCGTAAAAGTTCCTGCCGGATGGCTGATTGAGCAATGCGGATGGAAAGGCAAACAGATCGGCAATGTAGCTTCACATCCTTTACAGGCCCTGGTCATCATCAACGCAACCGGAAAAGCAACAGGCAGGGAAATTTTTGATTTTTCCACCCTGATCATTGATTCTGTACGGGAAAAGTTCGGTATTGAGCTGGAACGGGAAGTCAATATTATCTGAAACAGCCATACACTGCCGATTATAAGGCTGGCTAATCTCTGACCGAATTTATTCTATCTGCACTAGCACCTGACAAACGGGTTACACCATTAAAACAACAAATATGAAAATCGCGATTCTCGGAGCCGGAAATATGGGCCTATCATTTTCAAAATCGTTCCTGAAATATGAACTCATAAAACCGGAAAATCTTCATTTAATCACCAGGAACGTATCTAAGCTTCCTAAAATAGCCGAAGAATTTCCAAAATCGGAAATTTCTACCTTCGACCAGGTTACAGAACTGGATGCTGACATTATCATTATTGCAGTAAAGCCTCAGGACTTTCTTCACGTTGCTGAAAACTTTCGGTTTACACTGAAGAAACACCAGATGGTATTATCCATTATGGCAGGAATTAAAATTGAAAAAATCCAGAATCTGCTGAACCATCCAATGGTGGTCAGAGCCATGCCCAACTCTCCCACCCTTCTTGGCATGGGAATTACGGGTTATACTGCCGCAGCAGGAATTTCCTTCAGTCAGCTGATGAATATTGAGCGATTGCTGAATTCAACCGGAAGATCAGTGTATCTGGAAGATGAAGGACTGCTGGATGGAGTGACGGCGCTTTCCGGAAGCGGGCCCGCCTATTTTTACTACATCATCGATGCCATGATAAAGGCGGGCGTTGAAATGGGAATCCAGGAAAACCTGTCCAGGCTTTTTGTGAAACAGACCATGCTGGGTGCTTATCATCTGATTAACAATTCTGACAAAAATCTGGAAGAACTCATTAGTGATGTTGCATCAAAAGGCGGAACCACTGAAGCT
This genomic window contains:
- the proC gene encoding pyrroline-5-carboxylate reductase — protein: MKIAILGAGNMGLSFSKSFLKYELIKPENLHLITRNVSKLPKIAEEFPKSEISTFDQVTELDADIIIIAVKPQDFLHVAENFRFTLKKHQMVLSIMAGIKIEKIQNLLNHPMVVRAMPNSPTLLGMGITGYTAAAGISFSQLMNIERLLNSTGRSVYLEDEGLLDGVTALSGSGPAYFYYIIDAMIKAGVEMGIQENLSRLFVKQTMLGAYHLINNSDKNLEELISDVASKGGTTEAALSTFNENNLKDILKSGILNAEKRAKELNG
- the murB gene encoding UDP-N-acetylmuramate dehydrogenase, producing the protein MQENVSLQPFNTFGVEAKARYFTEVHTPEELKAAVNFSSSHSLKTLLLGGGSNILLTGDFNGLAIRLDLKGISEQPDGDNHILVTAQAGENWHQFVMYCLEKNYGGLENLALIPGNVGTCPIQNIGAYGTEIKDVFVRCRVLNLSSMETENFDLEKCRFGYRDSIFKQEGKEKYIILNVTFRLTTKHHSIKTEYGAIRSELNSAGIADPTIRDVAQAVITIRKSKLPDPKETGNAGSFFKNPTIPLPQFEELQMRFPNIQGYPNGDSVKVPAGWLIEQCGWKGKQIGNVASHPLQALVIINATGKATGREIFDFSTLIIDSVREKFGIELEREVNII